A part of Myxococcus landrumus genomic DNA contains:
- the epsY gene encoding exopolysaccharide export protein EpsY yields MPSSLRVRHLELRFAARGLVCAALLLVSSACGGLGKYTWVDDYQEKPPPLDASYRIASGDLLNIRVWNQESLTTQARVRDDGRISLLFLDDVEAAGHSPAMLSQQIQTRLKDYINHPVVTVALEMARPIKVTMMGEVNRIGPLEIDVGASLLQALAGAGGFTEYAHDDRIFIMRQEDGQAPLRIRFRYKDLIHAEGRASTFRLRPGDVVVVE; encoded by the coding sequence ATGCCGTCCTCGCTCCGCGTCCGACACCTCGAGCTCCGCTTCGCTGCGCGAGGTCTTGTGTGCGCCGCGCTCCTGCTCGTCTCCTCCGCGTGTGGAGGGCTTGGCAAGTACACCTGGGTGGATGACTACCAGGAGAAGCCGCCCCCGCTGGACGCCAGCTACCGCATCGCCTCCGGCGACCTGCTGAACATCCGCGTGTGGAACCAGGAGTCGCTCACCACGCAGGCGCGCGTGCGAGATGACGGGCGCATCAGCCTGCTCTTCCTGGACGACGTGGAGGCCGCGGGCCACAGCCCGGCCATGCTGTCGCAGCAAATCCAGACGCGGCTGAAGGACTACATCAACCACCCCGTCGTCACCGTCGCGCTGGAGATGGCGCGCCCCATCAAGGTGACGATGATGGGCGAGGTCAACCGCATCGGCCCGCTGGAAATCGACGTGGGCGCAAGCCTGCTGCAAGCGCTGGCGGGCGCGGGCGGCTTCACCGAGTACGCGCACGACGACCGCATCTTCATCATGCGGCAGGAGGACGGACAGGCGCCGCTGCGCATCCGCTTCCGCTACAAGGACCTCATCCACGCCGAGGGGCGCGCGTCCACGTTCCGCCTGCGCCCTGGTGACGTGGTGGTGGTGGAATAG
- the epsW gene encoding exopolysaccharide biosynthesis response regulator EpsW: MEPQMHKVLLVEDAPFFRKMLGDYLRAMGFKDVVELPNGQAALKYLAGSTRPDLVCLDLTLPDISGYDLCEHIRRTAGMADVPVLVVSARDLPEDKAHAEEAGANGYLGKPFTQDEFSRRVGQLLKSAAARRTS, from the coding sequence ATGGAACCCCAAATGCACAAGGTCCTCCTGGTGGAGGACGCGCCCTTCTTTCGGAAGATGCTGGGCGACTACCTGCGTGCCATGGGATTCAAGGACGTGGTGGAGCTGCCCAACGGGCAGGCCGCGCTCAAGTACCTGGCGGGCTCGACGCGCCCGGACCTCGTGTGCCTGGACCTGACGCTGCCGGACATCTCCGGCTATGACTTGTGCGAGCACATCCGCCGCACCGCGGGCATGGCCGACGTGCCGGTGCTGGTGGTGAGCGCGCGCGACTTGCCCGAGGACAAGGCCCACGCCGAGGAGGCGGGCGCCAATGGCTATCTGGGCAAGCCCTTCACCCAGGACGAGTTCTCGCGTCGGGTGGGCCAGCTGTTGAAGAGCGCCGCGGCGAGGAGGACGTCGTGA
- the epsU gene encoding exopolysaccharide biosynthesis GT2 family glycosyltransferase EpsU, which translates to MTVWTWVDLALCVALLPATVACGYLLLLTVLSWRRAAPVPPAPTRKFDVVIPSHNEELGIARTVANLSAVDYPPTLRRILVIADNCSDATAQKAREAGATVLERQDAEKRGKGYALAHAFEFSQKDGFADAVVVVDADTVVSPNLLHAYARRLEDGAHAVQAHYGVMNPTASWRTRLMTIALGMFHKVRSLGREALGVSCGLRGNGMCFTHAVLREVPHDAFSVVEDLEYGIRLGRKGHRVHYAWEAEVQGEMVTAEKQSRSQRQRWEGGRAQMRKLHGWPLLSDALKQKSGLLLDLSMDVLVPPLSQLVLATVGGAVAASVLVWLSGGTAVGASAMAGFGLASLGAYVLRGWWVSGVGPRGLVDLAWAPVYVVWKVWLMLRGPGAEKRGEWVRTTREAERR; encoded by the coding sequence GTGACGGTGTGGACCTGGGTGGACCTGGCGCTGTGCGTGGCGCTGCTGCCGGCGACGGTGGCGTGCGGCTATCTGCTGCTGCTGACGGTGTTGTCGTGGCGGCGAGCGGCGCCGGTGCCGCCCGCGCCCACGCGCAAGTTCGACGTGGTGATTCCCTCGCACAACGAGGAGCTGGGCATCGCGCGCACGGTGGCCAACCTGTCCGCGGTGGACTACCCGCCGACGCTGCGGCGCATCCTCGTCATCGCGGATAACTGCTCGGACGCCACGGCGCAGAAGGCGCGCGAGGCGGGCGCCACGGTGCTGGAGCGGCAGGACGCGGAGAAGCGCGGCAAGGGCTACGCGCTCGCGCATGCCTTCGAGTTCAGCCAGAAGGACGGCTTCGCGGACGCGGTGGTGGTGGTGGACGCGGACACGGTGGTGTCGCCCAACCTGCTGCACGCCTACGCGCGGCGGCTGGAGGACGGGGCTCACGCGGTGCAGGCGCACTACGGGGTGATGAACCCGACGGCGTCCTGGCGCACGCGGCTGATGACCATCGCCCTGGGCATGTTCCACAAGGTGCGCTCGCTGGGGCGCGAGGCGCTGGGTGTCTCGTGTGGCCTGCGTGGCAACGGCATGTGCTTCACGCACGCGGTGCTGCGCGAGGTGCCGCACGATGCCTTCAGCGTCGTCGAGGATTTGGAGTACGGCATCCGCCTGGGCCGCAAGGGCCACCGCGTGCACTACGCCTGGGAGGCGGAGGTGCAGGGGGAGATGGTGACGGCGGAGAAGCAGAGCCGCTCGCAGCGTCAGCGCTGGGAAGGTGGCCGCGCGCAGATGCGCAAGCTGCACGGCTGGCCGCTCTTGAGCGACGCGCTGAAGCAGAAGAGCGGGCTGCTGTTGGACTTGTCCATGGACGTGCTGGTGCCGCCGTTGAGCCAGCTGGTGCTCGCGACGGTGGGCGGCGCGGTGGCGGCGTCGGTGCTCGTGTGGCTGTCGGGGGGCACGGCCGTGGGCGCCTCGGCGATGGCGGGCTTCGGGCTCGCGAGCCTGGGCGCGTATGTGCTGCGCGGATGGTGGGTGTCCGGCGTGGGGCCTCGGGGCCTGGTGGACCTGGCCTGGGCGCCTGTGTACGTGGTGTGGAAGGTGTGGCTGATGTTGCGCGGCCCCGGCGCGGAGAAGCGCGGCGAGTGGGTGCGCACCACGCGCGAGGCCGAGCGCCGCTGA
- a CDS encoding carboxypeptidase-like regulatory domain-containing protein, producing MLKLFTAYSVCLLVLFIAVPLFARSKEDAEYAPPPGVLTGTVLDAQSRAPIRGLVVIATSPSLDETQHTTTDASGRYRLPLLPAGTYALRFEHPDYASHTRADLLLRSNQTEHLQVELLPR from the coding sequence GTGTTGAAGCTCTTCACGGCCTATTCCGTGTGTCTGCTGGTCCTCTTCATCGCGGTGCCACTCTTCGCCCGCTCCAAGGAGGACGCCGAATACGCACCACCGCCCGGAGTGCTCACGGGCACGGTCCTCGACGCCCAAAGCCGCGCGCCCATCCGGGGACTGGTGGTCATCGCCACCTCGCCCAGCCTGGATGAAACGCAGCACACCACCACGGATGCCTCGGGACGCTACCGCCTGCCCCTGCTCCCCGCGGGCACCTACGCCCTGCGGTTCGAGCACCCCGACTACGCCTCGCACACGCGCGCGGACCTGCTGCTGCGTTCGAACCAGACGGAGCACCTCCAGGTGGAGCTGCTCCCCCGATGA
- the epsV gene encoding PCP family exopolysaccharide biosynthesis protein EpsV: MTVPAPGQRPGPHASPAFTPERVETNAPSDLIDWGFAVDSVFYLKNAVLRHWFLALVVAVLVAGLAAGVSKIMPRKYHVETRMLTQRNFIIASLANPGRSIPVDADQPTRAAWEMVMKSDNLKAVVRDAKLVEYWELQRSPMSRLKEKVLRKPPPAMSDEDKRDALTTMLEQAMLVMVEGGTGTVTIGVDWSDPQLALNIVEAAQKNFLEMRQAAEMGAVSEAITILDKQVVEEAEGIKQAIAALDATVKRVEAKRKREEARQAQRGGRGAQAQAGGLGINTNHLLAQMRFMVQTKRRAISDVEEFRARRLTELRNQLAEQRVIYSPQHPLITDLEQRIVALQEDSPQLVALRSELNELIGEYMRNGGDPGELEQGTTGPLMGAGAYGGPATSDNPEVSVAADRVRMLVMRHQEKMRRLDQAKTELEISRASMKHRFSVLAPPTFPEKPSKPKVQLILAAGVVGGIAMGIFAAVALDIIRRRILEKWQVERILKLPVLAELERR, from the coding sequence GTGACGGTTCCGGCGCCCGGGCAACGCCCAGGCCCGCACGCCTCTCCCGCATTCACTCCAGAGCGAGTGGAGACGAACGCGCCGTCGGACCTCATCGACTGGGGTTTCGCCGTCGACTCTGTCTTCTATTTGAAGAACGCGGTGCTGCGGCACTGGTTCCTGGCGCTGGTCGTGGCGGTATTGGTCGCGGGGCTGGCGGCGGGCGTCAGCAAAATCATGCCGCGAAAGTACCACGTCGAAACGCGGATGCTGACGCAACGCAATTTCATCATCGCCTCGCTGGCGAACCCGGGGCGCTCCATCCCGGTGGACGCGGACCAGCCCACGCGCGCGGCGTGGGAGATGGTGATGAAGAGCGACAACCTCAAGGCCGTCGTCCGCGACGCGAAGCTGGTGGAGTACTGGGAGCTTCAGCGCTCGCCCATGAGCCGGCTGAAGGAGAAGGTGCTGCGCAAGCCGCCGCCGGCCATGTCGGACGAGGACAAGCGCGACGCGCTCACCACCATGCTCGAGCAGGCCATGCTCGTGATGGTGGAGGGTGGCACGGGCACCGTCACCATCGGCGTGGACTGGAGCGACCCGCAGCTGGCGCTCAACATCGTGGAGGCCGCGCAGAAGAACTTCCTGGAGATGCGGCAGGCCGCGGAGATGGGCGCGGTGTCGGAGGCCATCACCATCCTCGACAAGCAGGTGGTGGAGGAGGCGGAAGGCATCAAGCAGGCCATCGCGGCGCTGGACGCCACCGTGAAGCGCGTGGAGGCCAAGCGCAAGCGCGAGGAGGCCCGGCAGGCACAGCGCGGTGGGCGAGGAGCGCAGGCGCAGGCCGGCGGGCTGGGCATCAACACCAACCACCTGCTGGCGCAGATGCGGTTCATGGTGCAGACCAAGCGCCGGGCCATCTCCGACGTGGAGGAGTTCCGCGCGCGGCGGCTGACGGAGCTGCGCAACCAGTTGGCGGAGCAGCGGGTCATCTACTCACCGCAGCACCCGCTCATCACGGACCTGGAGCAGCGCATCGTCGCGCTCCAGGAGGACTCTCCGCAGTTGGTGGCGCTGCGCTCGGAGCTCAACGAGCTGATTGGCGAGTACATGCGCAACGGCGGAGACCCGGGTGAGCTGGAGCAGGGCACCACGGGGCCGCTGATGGGCGCGGGGGCCTACGGGGGCCCGGCGACGTCGGACAACCCGGAGGTGTCGGTGGCGGCGGACCGGGTGCGCATGCTGGTGATGCGGCACCAGGAGAAGATGCGGCGGTTGGACCAGGCGAAGACGGAGCTGGAGATTTCGCGCGCGTCGATGAAGCACCGCTTCAGCGTGCTGGCGCCGCCGACCTTCCCCGAGAAGCCGTCCAAGCCCAAGGTGCAGCTCATCCTCGCCGCGGGCGTGGTGGGTGGCATCGCCATGGGCATCTTCGCGGCGGTGGCGCTGGACATCATCCGCCGGCGCATCCTGGAAAAGTGGCAGGTGGAGCGAATCCTGAAGCTCCCGGTGTTGGCGGAGCTGGAGCGGCGCTAG
- the sitA5 gene encoding SitA5 family polymorphic toxin: MGRGRAVLWCLFWMGMTAGCSTTRVVRLDMGMGEPVLHTPRGVEGPVELDEDSFKTAVGRLARGVRPSAHPLREARHRLGVPERGGMSLYERRRLVPVGEEGDVSRTALHEPTSEHSLTRDYARWCEDEDGEGDCLRLLEGGASLGREGKYALALAFALGDVWEETGDALEDLSAPWAVRATLTASVAMYLMPWSLPEPRSNGLPARMTATAMAYLGVEPLWQVLDGWGVLVRRVDGARTFEELRDAGAAYGEVLGENAARVLVMLSAASAGVSSKGTTLPGAEKAAVALEAQAGCSFRELSSVESVAMTSEGFTLVLPPTALARTGHDAAIRGHPRR; the protein is encoded by the coding sequence ATGGGTCGTGGTCGGGCCGTGTTGTGGTGTCTCTTTTGGATGGGAATGACGGCGGGCTGCTCGACGACTCGAGTGGTCCGGCTGGACATGGGCATGGGCGAGCCCGTCCTCCACACGCCTCGCGGGGTGGAGGGCCCGGTGGAGCTGGATGAGGACTCCTTCAAGACCGCCGTGGGACGACTGGCTCGAGGTGTGAGGCCCTCCGCGCATCCGTTGCGCGAGGCGCGTCACCGGCTCGGTGTTCCAGAGCGCGGCGGGATGTCTTTGTATGAGCGGCGCCGGCTCGTCCCGGTGGGCGAGGAGGGCGATGTCTCACGAACCGCGCTCCATGAGCCGACGTCGGAGCACTCGCTGACGCGGGACTACGCGCGGTGGTGTGAAGACGAGGACGGCGAGGGCGACTGTCTGCGCTTGCTGGAAGGCGGCGCGTCGCTGGGGCGTGAAGGCAAGTACGCGCTGGCATTGGCGTTCGCCTTGGGGGACGTCTGGGAAGAGACGGGGGATGCGCTGGAGGACCTGTCCGCGCCGTGGGCGGTGCGGGCGACGCTGACGGCGTCGGTGGCCATGTACCTGATGCCGTGGTCGCTGCCGGAGCCCCGCTCGAATGGGCTTCCCGCGCGGATGACGGCGACGGCCATGGCGTACCTGGGCGTGGAGCCCTTGTGGCAGGTGTTGGACGGGTGGGGCGTGTTGGTGCGGCGAGTGGATGGAGCGCGCACCTTCGAGGAGCTCCGCGACGCGGGCGCGGCCTATGGCGAGGTGTTGGGGGAGAACGCGGCGCGCGTCCTCGTGATGCTGTCGGCGGCGTCGGCGGGGGTGTCGTCGAAGGGGACGACGTTGCCCGGAGCGGAGAAGGCCGCGGTGGCATTGGAGGCCCAGGCGGGCTGCTCCTTCCGCGAGCTGTCCAGCGTGGAGTCGGTGGCGATGACCTCCGAGGGCTTCACGCTGGTCCTCCCGCCCACCGCGCTGGCGAGGACGGGGCACGACGCGGCGATTCGCGGGCATCCCCGGCGCTGA
- the wzy gene encoding exopolysaccharide repeat unit polymerase has translation MTFAPHRPSYLRYLALLGFLVLATVGGALLHPVVALAPALAVGVLWVVVKVPLRYPVLGLTYLVLAVDFVPERPQSGFWPSPLFPIGELLFTQLSALTKIGALRFPLVDLLIVGLLGIAIYRRTTKSTIDPPVLPMPRPLIAVVALSFFAIMFMEVRGVMRGGDFRNSLWQWHQAAMLPFIVAIYHYAMRGPEDWPIFARTVIAAGLTKAAVSVYFGAVVVPAMGVFVEYTTCHSDSMTFNFALLVATMRFLEKPKGAHAVRGLLLILCIFMGMVYNDRRLAYVSFVGCLLAGYLITPWPAIKRTFSRALVLLAPLMVVYFAVGWNARGGAFAPVHKVRSLIDGEGGEGNLDYRDIENLDLIATWTQFPLLGTGYGHEFLEPIPLPNIAFVFPTYRFHPHNSLLGLLAFGGMVGYTGIWMFLTVTIYLAVRAYHRSNISEHRAASMVIVGAVICYINQVFGDMGIISYICTFLLSLCVVASGKLAVFTGAWPMPKSTLVSSAPSAPVPPPGAITYPNADETPAPNVAKTG, from the coding sequence GTGACGTTCGCTCCGCACCGGCCCTCCTACCTGCGCTACCTGGCGCTGCTTGGCTTCCTGGTGCTGGCCACCGTGGGGGGTGCCCTTCTGCACCCCGTGGTCGCTTTGGCCCCAGCCCTGGCGGTCGGCGTGCTGTGGGTCGTGGTCAAGGTCCCCCTGCGCTACCCGGTGCTGGGCCTCACCTACCTGGTCCTCGCCGTGGACTTCGTCCCCGAGCGCCCCCAGTCCGGCTTCTGGCCCTCGCCGCTGTTCCCCATCGGGGAGCTGCTCTTCACGCAACTGAGCGCCCTCACCAAGATTGGCGCCCTGCGGTTTCCCCTGGTGGACCTGCTCATCGTCGGGCTGTTGGGAATCGCCATCTACCGGCGCACGACGAAGTCCACCATCGACCCGCCGGTGCTGCCCATGCCCCGGCCGCTCATCGCCGTGGTGGCGCTGTCCTTCTTCGCCATCATGTTCATGGAAGTGCGCGGCGTGATGCGCGGCGGCGACTTCCGCAACTCGCTGTGGCAGTGGCACCAGGCCGCGATGCTGCCGTTCATCGTCGCGATTTATCACTACGCCATGCGAGGGCCGGAGGACTGGCCCATCTTCGCGCGGACGGTCATCGCCGCGGGGCTCACCAAGGCCGCCGTCAGCGTCTACTTCGGCGCCGTCGTCGTGCCCGCCATGGGCGTCTTCGTCGAGTACACCACGTGCCACTCGGACTCGATGACGTTCAACTTCGCCCTGCTGGTGGCGACCATGCGCTTCCTGGAGAAGCCCAAGGGCGCCCACGCCGTGCGAGGACTGCTGCTCATCCTCTGCATCTTCATGGGCATGGTCTACAACGACCGGCGCCTGGCCTACGTCAGCTTCGTGGGCTGCCTCCTGGCCGGCTACCTCATCACCCCGTGGCCCGCCATCAAGCGCACCTTCTCACGCGCGCTGGTGCTGCTGGCCCCGCTGATGGTCGTCTACTTCGCGGTGGGGTGGAACGCGCGCGGCGGCGCCTTCGCGCCCGTGCACAAGGTCCGCTCCCTCATCGACGGTGAGGGCGGCGAGGGCAACCTGGACTATCGCGACATCGAGAACCTGGACCTCATCGCGACCTGGACCCAGTTCCCTCTCCTGGGCACCGGCTACGGGCACGAGTTCCTGGAGCCGATTCCCCTGCCCAACATCGCCTTCGTGTTCCCCACGTACCGCTTCCACCCGCACAACTCCCTCCTGGGGTTGCTCGCCTTCGGAGGCATGGTTGGCTACACGGGCATCTGGATGTTCCTGACGGTCACCATCTACCTGGCCGTGCGCGCATACCATCGCTCGAACATCTCCGAGCACCGCGCCGCCTCGATGGTCATCGTGGGCGCCGTCATCTGCTACATCAACCAGGTGTTCGGGGACATGGGCATCATCTCGTACATCTGCACGTTCCTCCTGTCCCTGTGCGTGGTGGCCTCCGGGAAGCTGGCGGTGTTCACCGGTGCGTGGCCAATGCCGAAGAGCACGCTGGTGTCCTCCGCGCCGTCCGCCCCCGTGCCGCCTCCTGGCGCCATCACCTATCCGAACGCGGACGAGACACCCGCCCCGAACGTGGCCAAGACGGGCTGA
- the epsX gene encoding exopolysaccharide export protein EpsX: MLGSALTALWLELSASAITYSASVRVDSRVRSNEDPAQDAPSIAGDTDFTPILGLERTQGNTTLELNYAPRISLREVTAEPRTEVQHVGRFAARWRPERGLSFRLSEELVLGSVNLLTMDSLPVLQPDPDDPDGPLRPPPGGGPLQPLPEGDTVYFLSSATSLTGETSRLGRRWQLSGTAGFSVSGGLDGPAREAVPMQYGPRMDVSLSHALSELSAITTSASTTHARFSTGARNTVVTLTESWTGRMSRRTSLEAGAGASIVHSIEATGGVAPDPEPGTPAGTPRTELLPNLTLAVGHRIPSRTADFDGRLGLRVSPFTDRLTARVYPRADVTATGTWVLSPRVRMSATAGTAFAVGGATGDRLVSGGLTASWILNSWMSVDADTRGTWSRSPELPAARFQWAAALGLSLRQTGIL; the protein is encoded by the coding sequence GTGCTGGGGTCCGCGCTCACCGCGTTGTGGCTGGAGCTGTCCGCCTCCGCCATCACCTACTCCGCCTCCGTGCGGGTGGACTCGCGCGTGCGCTCCAACGAGGACCCCGCGCAGGACGCGCCCTCCATCGCGGGCGACACGGACTTCACGCCCATCCTCGGCCTGGAGCGGACGCAGGGGAACACCACCCTGGAGCTCAACTACGCGCCGCGCATCAGCCTGCGCGAAGTCACCGCCGAGCCTCGCACGGAAGTGCAGCACGTGGGCCGCTTCGCCGCGCGCTGGCGCCCCGAGCGCGGCCTGTCCTTCCGCCTGAGCGAGGAGCTGGTGCTGGGCAGCGTCAACCTGCTCACCATGGACTCGCTGCCGGTGCTCCAGCCGGACCCGGATGACCCGGACGGCCCGCTGCGCCCTCCTCCGGGAGGCGGTCCGCTCCAGCCCCTCCCCGAAGGGGACACCGTCTACTTCCTCTCCTCGGCCACCTCGCTCACCGGCGAGACGAGCCGGCTGGGACGGCGCTGGCAGCTGTCCGGCACCGCGGGCTTCTCCGTCAGCGGCGGCCTGGATGGCCCCGCGCGCGAGGCCGTGCCCATGCAGTACGGCCCCCGCATGGATGTCTCGCTGAGCCACGCATTGTCGGAGCTCAGCGCCATCACCACCTCCGCCTCCACCACCCACGCGCGCTTCTCCACCGGCGCGAGGAACACCGTGGTGACGCTCACCGAGAGCTGGACGGGCCGCATGTCCCGACGCACGTCCCTGGAGGCCGGCGCGGGCGCGAGCATCGTCCACTCCATCGAGGCGACAGGCGGAGTCGCGCCAGACCCGGAGCCAGGTACGCCCGCGGGCACGCCCCGCACGGAGCTGCTGCCCAACCTCACGCTCGCGGTGGGTCACCGCATCCCCTCGCGCACGGCGGACTTCGACGGCCGCCTGGGCCTGCGCGTGTCGCCCTTCACCGACCGGCTGACGGCGCGCGTCTACCCTCGGGCGGACGTCACGGCGACGGGGACGTGGGTGCTGAGCCCGCGCGTGCGCATGTCCGCCACGGCGGGCACGGCCTTCGCGGTGGGCGGGGCCACGGGTGACCGGCTGGTATCGGGCGGGTTGACGGCATCCTGGATTCTCAACAGTTGGATGTCGGTGGATGCCGACACGCGAGGCACGTGGAGCCGCTCGCCCGAGCTGCCAGCGGCCCGCTTCCAATGGGCAGCGGCGTTGGGCCTGTCCTTGCGGCAAACTGGTATCCTCTGA
- the epsH gene encoding exopolysaccharide biosynthesis glycosyltransferase EpsH translates to MPAHRPRVLLIAELCNPDWVSVPLEGWSLYRALAEVADVHLVTQVRNRENILKQGVQEGSQFTALDSTPVEKPLDKVGQFMRGTAGVGWTTATALSVLPYYYFEEVLWQRFGQRIKAREFDLVHRYTPISPTTPSTLARRCKKAGVPFVMGPLNGGLPWPKGFGGARRREKEWLSYVRDAYKLMPFYKSTRENAAAIITGSRATRGQVGEQWQGKTVYVPENAIDTKRFGTAKSEGPVELPLRVAFVGRFVPYKGMAMLMEAAAPLIREGKVVLEYIGDGQEMPNLKAQAAREGIESGVTFAGWVKHQELQGRLAKNHVFGFPSVREFGGAVVCEAMALGLVPIVMDYGGPGEIVSPATGFAVPMGTPEEIVAGVRDVLTKLVADPSVIRPMGDRARQRIFKYFTWKAKAEQVLEVYRWTLGERGQPDWGMPLAD, encoded by the coding sequence ATGCCTGCTCATCGACCTCGAGTCCTCCTGATTGCCGAGCTGTGCAACCCCGACTGGGTGAGTGTCCCGCTGGAAGGGTGGTCGCTCTATCGCGCCCTGGCCGAGGTGGCGGACGTGCATCTGGTCACCCAGGTGCGCAACCGGGAGAACATCCTCAAGCAGGGAGTGCAGGAGGGCTCGCAGTTCACCGCGCTGGACTCCACGCCGGTGGAGAAGCCGCTCGACAAGGTCGGGCAGTTCATGCGGGGCACGGCGGGCGTTGGCTGGACGACAGCCACGGCGTTGAGCGTGCTGCCCTACTACTACTTCGAGGAAGTGCTCTGGCAGCGCTTCGGCCAGCGCATCAAGGCCCGAGAGTTCGATTTGGTGCACCGCTACACGCCCATCAGCCCCACGACGCCCAGCACGCTGGCGCGGCGGTGCAAGAAGGCCGGGGTGCCCTTCGTGATGGGGCCGCTCAACGGCGGACTGCCGTGGCCCAAGGGCTTCGGGGGCGCGCGGCGGCGGGAGAAGGAGTGGCTGAGCTACGTGCGGGACGCGTACAAGCTGATGCCCTTCTACAAGTCCACGCGGGAGAACGCGGCGGCCATCATCACCGGCTCGCGCGCGACGCGAGGGCAGGTGGGCGAGCAGTGGCAGGGCAAGACGGTGTACGTGCCGGAGAACGCCATCGACACGAAGCGCTTCGGCACGGCGAAGTCGGAGGGCCCGGTGGAGCTGCCGCTGCGCGTGGCCTTCGTCGGCCGCTTCGTGCCGTACAAGGGCATGGCCATGCTGATGGAGGCGGCGGCGCCCCTCATCCGCGAGGGCAAGGTGGTGCTCGAGTACATCGGCGATGGGCAGGAGATGCCCAACCTGAAGGCGCAGGCGGCGCGTGAGGGCATCGAGTCGGGCGTGACGTTCGCCGGCTGGGTGAAGCACCAGGAGCTGCAAGGGCGGCTGGCGAAGAACCACGTGTTCGGCTTCCCCAGCGTGCGCGAGTTCGGCGGCGCGGTGGTGTGCGAGGCGATGGCGCTGGGGTTGGTGCCCATCGTGATGGACTACGGCGGGCCGGGTGAAATCGTGAGCCCCGCGACGGGCTTCGCGGTGCCCATGGGGACGCCGGAGGAAATTGTCGCGGGCGTGCGGGACGTGCTGACGAAGCTGGTCGCGGACCCGTCGGTGATTCGGCCCATGGGCGACAGGGCCCGGCAGCGCATCTTCAAGTACTTCACCTGGAAGGCGAAGGCGGAGCAGGTGCTGGAGGTGTATCGCTGGACGCTCGGTGAGCGCGGCCAGCCCGACTGGGGCATGCCGCTGGCGGACTGA